In Pseudomonadales bacterium, a single window of DNA contains:
- a CDS encoding peptide MFS transporter: protein MTENNRAYQSGEILGHPKGLFVCFFTELWERFSYYGMRALLIFYLTQHFLFSDEKAYLIYGAYTALIYITPVIGGVLADRCLGPGKAVTFGAILLVIGHCGMAIEGPVSVREGAEVARNPFFLQIFYLSLAFIVTGVGFLKANISTIVGSLYEQQDPRRDSGFTIFYMGINLGSFFAALLCGWLGQTYGWGYGFGLAGIGMLLGLLVFIKGKPLLEGRADSPCSARLKEKIFAGMSRETLIYLSGIIGVFIVWLLIQNQELVGQILMGTEALVLLFLLVYAFTQCEPDDRDRMLVCTTLIVFSVLFWSLFEQAGSSLNIFADRSINRNVLGIEIPASMFQSLNAFFIFTLAPLFSILWTWLARRGWEPSTPIKFGLGILQVGFGFLVLVFGSEFSEGRGRIGMVWLVLIYFLHTTGELCLSPVGLSMVTKLSLKRIVGMMMGVWFLAFAAANYISGQIAMMTGGSGNASLAVDQQSLTAHVLAVYENVGWLAVGVAALLFLITPVLKKRMHGVH, encoded by the coding sequence ATGACAGAAAATAATAGGGCCTACCAAAGTGGAGAAATATTAGGCCACCCCAAAGGATTATTTGTTTGTTTTTTCACCGAACTTTGGGAGCGCTTTTCTTATTACGGCATGCGCGCGCTGCTGATTTTCTATCTCACGCAGCACTTTCTATTTTCCGACGAAAAAGCCTACTTAATTTACGGTGCTTATACTGCACTAATTTATATCACACCGGTCATCGGTGGGGTGCTAGCTGATCGCTGCCTCGGTCCTGGGAAGGCAGTCACCTTTGGCGCGATACTGCTGGTGATCGGACATTGCGGTATGGCGATTGAGGGGCCAGTATCGGTTAGAGAGGGCGCAGAGGTGGCGCGAAATCCTTTTTTCCTTCAAATCTTTTATCTTTCCTTAGCTTTCATCGTAACGGGTGTTGGCTTCCTCAAGGCAAATATATCCACCATTGTTGGCTCCCTATACGAACAGCAAGATCCCCGCAGAGATAGTGGCTTTACAATTTTCTACATGGGAATCAATTTAGGATCATTTTTTGCTGCGTTACTTTGCGGTTGGCTCGGTCAAACCTATGGCTGGGGCTATGGATTTGGCTTGGCAGGTATTGGTATGCTGCTTGGACTGTTGGTTTTTATTAAAGGTAAACCGCTACTCGAAGGGAGGGCGGACTCACCTTGTTCTGCGCGCTTAAAAGAAAAGATTTTTGCTGGAATGTCGCGCGAAACCCTTATCTATTTGAGTGGTATCATCGGTGTTTTTATCGTTTGGCTGCTTATTCAAAACCAGGAACTGGTAGGGCAGATATTGATGGGCACGGAAGCTTTGGTGCTCCTGTTTCTCTTGGTGTATGCGTTTACCCAATGTGAGCCAGATGATAGAGATCGCATGCTGGTTTGCACAACGCTGATTGTGTTCTCGGTACTGTTTTGGTCTTTGTTTGAGCAGGCGGGCTCCTCTCTGAATATATTTGCCGATCGCTCAATTAATCGAAATGTCCTTGGCATAGAAATCCCCGCATCGATGTTTCAATCACTCAATGCTTTTTTTATATTCACGTTAGCCCCGTTATTCTCAATTCTCTGGACTTGGTTGGCACGGCGTGGCTGGGAACCGTCGACGCCAATAAAATTTGGTTTGGGTATTTTGCAGGTTGGATTCGGCTTTTTGGTGCTGGTGTTTGGCTCAGAATTTTCTGAAGGAAGAGGGCGGATAGGCATGGTCTGGTTGGTGCTGATCTATTTTTTGCACACAACGGGCGAGTTGTGCTTATCTCCAGTTGGCCTTTCAATGGTCACTAAGCTCAGCTTAAAACGGATTGTTGGTATGATGATGGGCGTCTGGTTTTTAGCTTTTGCCGCCGCTAATTATATTTCGGGGCAAATCGCAATGATGACAGGCGGCTCCGGTAATGCCAGCTTGGCAGTGGATCAGCAATCGTTGACAGCTCATGTTCTGGCTGTGTACGAAAACGTAGGCTGGCTTGCCGTGGGCGTCGCCGCTTTACTATTTTTAATAACGCCCGTGCTAAAAAAACGTATGCACGGCGTGCATTAG
- the pyk gene encoding pyruvate kinase: MEELKLRRTKIVATLGPATDNASVLEKLLLAGVNLVRLNFSHGDAADHRWRAQQVRAIAKKNGLNVAILGDLQGPKIRIARFADKKIQLAAGSMFTLDANWDKNLGDSNQVGLDYEALPSEVCQGDRLLLDDGRIVLEVDSVQNDRVRCVVQTGGILSNNKGINRQGGGLSAAALTEKDLADIRLAAELEVDYLAVSFPRNAEDIKRARELLRDAESLAGIVAKIERAEAVADLETLDAMITASDAVMVARGDLGVEIGDAELVGVQKHIIKRARELNRCVITATQMMESMILNPLPSRAEVFDVANAVLDGTDAVMLSAETAAGEYPIEAVQAMSRVCIGAEKQLAATKANHRLDLEFCRTDEAIAMATMYVANHLQGIKAIICMTESGYTALWMSRIRSGIPIYAFSHQPKTLRRVLLYRGVEPIFFDAAKVGSHLDSLAIAELKRKNLVQQGDQVLLTKGDRMGIQGTTNVMKILEVL; the protein is encoded by the coding sequence TTGGAAGAACTAAAGCTTCGTCGCACTAAAATAGTTGCTACGCTCGGGCCGGCAACAGATAACGCCAGTGTGCTGGAAAAATTATTGTTGGCGGGCGTGAACTTAGTACGACTAAACTTTTCGCATGGTGATGCGGCTGACCACCGCTGGCGTGCACAACAAGTCCGCGCCATCGCTAAAAAAAACGGGTTGAACGTAGCAATATTGGGTGACCTGCAAGGCCCCAAGATTCGAATCGCGCGCTTTGCCGATAAAAAAATACAGTTAGCCGCAGGTAGTATGTTTACCCTTGATGCCAACTGGGACAAAAATCTTGGGGATTCCAATCAGGTTGGTCTTGATTATGAGGCCTTGCCCAGCGAAGTGTGTCAAGGTGACAGGCTTCTCCTTGATGATGGCAGGATAGTGCTTGAAGTGGATTCCGTACAGAACGATCGTGTCCGCTGCGTAGTGCAAACAGGCGGTATATTGAGCAACAACAAGGGAATTAATCGACAGGGAGGTGGGCTTTCTGCCGCCGCTTTAACTGAAAAAGATCTGGCTGATATTAGGCTCGCCGCCGAATTAGAGGTGGATTATCTCGCCGTTTCATTTCCTCGTAACGCAGAGGATATCAAAAGGGCGCGAGAATTATTGCGCGATGCTGAATCGCTTGCTGGGATCGTTGCCAAAATTGAGCGTGCTGAAGCGGTTGCCGATTTGGAGACGCTGGATGCTATGATCACTGCATCCGATGCGGTGATGGTGGCCCGGGGTGATCTTGGCGTAGAAATTGGTGATGCTGAGTTGGTGGGCGTTCAAAAACACATTATAAAGCGCGCGCGTGAGCTTAACCGCTGTGTCATTACTGCCACACAAATGATGGAATCAATGATTCTTAACCCACTACCGAGCCGTGCCGAGGTTTTTGATGTAGCCAACGCGGTATTGGATGGTACTGATGCGGTCATGTTGTCGGCGGAAACAGCTGCTGGGGAATATCCAATTGAAGCGGTGCAGGCGATGTCGCGGGTTTGTATTGGCGCCGAAAAGCAGCTAGCGGCCACTAAGGCCAATCATCGTCTTGACCTTGAGTTTTGTCGCACCGATGAAGCTATTGCGATGGCGACCATGTATGTGGCGAATCACTTGCAGGGCATTAAGGCGATTATTTGCATGACTGAGTCTGGTTATACAGCGCTTTGGATGTCCAGAATACGCTCAGGAATTCCTATTTACGCATTTAGCCATCAGCCCAAAACTCTGCGTAGGGTGCTTCTATACAGAGGCGTAGAGCCCATTTTTTTTGACGCCGCAAAAGTTGGCAGCCATCTGGATAGCTTGGCTATAGCAGAGCTGAAACGCAAAAACCTCGTACAACAAGGAGATCAGGTGTTGCTGACTAAGGGTGACCGGATGGGCATCCAAGGTACGACTAATGTTATGAAAATCCTTGAGGTGCTATAA
- the gap gene encoding type I glyceraldehyde-3-phosphate dehydrogenase — MINVAINGYGRIGRNILRALYEGGYRDKIQIQAINDLGAAKTNAHLTQYDTTHGLFFKKVSASADAIQVGSDTIRVLAERDPAKLPWGELGIDVVYECSGLFTDRESAAKHIQAGAKKVLVSAPSKDADATVVYGVNDNILSVEHQIISNASCTTNCLAPIAKILNDALTIESGTMTTIHSYTNDQSLLDTYHPDLRRARAATASMIPAKTGAAQAIGLVLPELAGKLSGVAIRVPTANVSLVDLTFIPARQVTSEEVNEIMRAAIKQHCLKGVLAYNDQPLVSQDFNHHAASSIFDASLTQVSGKAVQVMAWYDNEWGFSNRMLENTLVLGEINNWKN; from the coding sequence ATGATCAATGTGGCGATCAACGGTTACGGTCGAATAGGTAGGAACATATTGCGCGCGCTCTATGAGGGTGGCTATCGGGACAAAATACAGATCCAGGCAATTAATGACCTTGGGGCTGCGAAAACAAATGCCCATTTAACGCAATACGATACAACGCACGGCCTATTTTTTAAAAAGGTATCCGCCAGCGCGGATGCTATTCAGGTAGGCAGTGATACCATTCGTGTGCTGGCAGAGCGCGATCCAGCAAAACTACCCTGGGGCGAACTGGGTATTGATGTCGTTTATGAATGCAGTGGTTTATTTACGGATCGTGAATCTGCTGCCAAACATATTCAAGCGGGAGCAAAAAAAGTGTTAGTGTCAGCGCCATCTAAGGATGCGGATGCAACCGTTGTTTACGGGGTTAATGACAATATTTTGAGCGTCGAACACCAGATAATATCGAATGCATCCTGTACCACAAACTGTTTGGCTCCAATAGCAAAAATTTTAAACGATGCGCTGACTATTGAGTCAGGAACCATGACGACGATCCACTCTTACACCAACGACCAGAGCCTCCTAGATACTTATCATCCAGATCTTCGTCGTGCCCGCGCGGCCACGGCATCGATGATTCCGGCCAAAACAGGCGCGGCACAGGCGATAGGCTTGGTATTGCCGGAGTTGGCTGGAAAATTAAGCGGAGTTGCCATTCGTGTGCCTACAGCCAATGTTTCTTTGGTTGATCTAACATTTATTCCCGCGCGGCAAGTAACCTCTGAGGAGGTAAATGAGATTATGCGCGCAGCCATAAAACAACATTGTTTAAAAGGCGTGCTGGCCTATAATGATCAGCCTCTGGTGTCACAGGATTTTAATCATCATGCGGCATCATCCATATTTGATGCCAGCTTAACTCAGGTTTCGGGAAAGGCGGTTCAAGTGATGGCGTGGTACGATAATGAGTGGGGGTTTTCGAATCGGATGCTAGAGAATACGCTCGTGTTAGGAGAAATAAATAATTGGAAGAACTAA
- a CDS encoding glutathione S-transferase family protein: protein MTLLLFTSVESACAQKVRLVLAEKQLVWNEQSLNLRRGDQFAPEYLKLNPKAVVPTLVHDGVVIRESSIINEYLEEAYPQPRLSPVDLLQRSQMRLWVKTGDDELHPAIGVLTYATVLRHQMNEMKTPQQLQQHFASITDPKRRERQQQTHEQGLQSPAAELAIRNLRQIIMAMDTALSAHQWLVGENYSLADAAFAPYMVRLHKLGLTGLWRQHPSFANWLQRVTQRENALRLENPWGSEKFNAIVNRHAEAASSDLSKLLQQN from the coding sequence ATGACATTATTACTTTTTACCAGTGTTGAATCGGCCTGTGCGCAAAAGGTACGGCTGGTGCTGGCGGAAAAACAATTAGTCTGGAATGAGCAATCACTTAACTTGCGCCGTGGCGATCAGTTTGCACCGGAATACCTCAAGCTCAACCCGAAAGCCGTTGTCCCCACCTTAGTTCATGACGGAGTTGTTATTCGGGAATCCAGCATTATCAACGAATACCTGGAAGAGGCTTACCCACAACCGCGACTGAGTCCGGTTGATTTATTGCAGCGCAGTCAAATGCGTCTGTGGGTGAAAACTGGAGATGATGAATTACATCCGGCAATTGGTGTTTTAACCTATGCGACGGTATTACGTCACCAAATGAATGAGATGAAAACACCGCAACAATTACAGCAACATTTTGCCAGCATTACCGACCCGAAAAGGCGTGAACGCCAACAGCAAACGCATGAACAGGGCTTGCAATCACCGGCGGCTGAACTAGCTATAAGGAATCTTCGCCAAATCATAATGGCAATGGATACTGCGTTAAGCGCCCACCAGTGGTTGGTGGGAGAAAATTATTCTTTGGCGGACGCCGCCTTTGCACCCTATATGGTTAGGTTGCATAAGTTGGGGTTGACCGGATTGTGGCGGCAACATCCGTCGTTCGCAAATTGGTTACAACGAGTGACTCAGCGTGAGAATGCATTACGCCTTGAAAACCCTTGGGGCTCGGAAAAGTTCAATGCAATAGTAAATCGGCATGCAGAAGCGGCTTCCTCAGACTTAAGCAAGCTACTACAGCAGAATTGA
- a CDS encoding quinone-dependent dihydroorotate dehydrogenase, translated as MSYRLFRNLLFLLEPETAHDLALKGIGLAEKLKLTPNLLPRLPRKPVKVMGLSFPNPVGLAAGLDKNADYIDGLSALGFGFIEVGTVTPRPQPGNPKPRLFRLPERQAIINRMGFNNLGVDHLLSQVALRRSASILGINIGKNFDTPVEQALDDYLIGMRKVYITADYITVNISSPNTPGLRNLQFGDSLKQLLCGIKEEQRKLAEEYDRYTPIAVKIAPDMNVDEIKTVAGVLREFAMDAAIATNTTLSRAGVEGLKHADEAGGLSGAPLTDKSTQVIAVLSAELGNQIPVIAAGGIMDAPSALAKLDAGARLIQLYTGFIYAGPRLIRDILIAL; from the coding sequence ATGAGCTATCGACTATTTCGTAATCTTCTTTTTTTGCTGGAACCGGAAACCGCGCATGATCTGGCATTAAAAGGTATAGGACTCGCCGAAAAACTCAAGCTCACACCCAACCTGCTGCCAAGGCTACCGCGGAAACCCGTAAAAGTGATGGGGCTATCGTTTCCAAACCCTGTGGGTTTGGCCGCTGGATTGGATAAGAATGCCGATTATATTGATGGGCTTTCCGCGCTGGGTTTTGGTTTTATCGAAGTGGGTACGGTGACGCCACGGCCTCAGCCTGGCAACCCCAAGCCGCGTTTATTTCGCCTGCCTGAACGGCAAGCCATAATCAATCGTATGGGGTTTAATAATCTTGGTGTTGATCACCTGCTATCTCAGGTTGCGCTACGTCGTTCGGCTAGTATTTTAGGTATCAACATTGGCAAAAATTTTGATACTCCGGTTGAGCAGGCGCTCGACGATTACCTCATTGGTATGCGTAAAGTCTATATCACCGCAGATTACATTACGGTTAATATATCCTCACCTAATACGCCGGGTTTGCGTAACCTCCAATTTGGTGATTCTCTAAAGCAGCTGTTGTGTGGAATTAAAGAAGAGCAACGCAAGCTTGCTGAAGAATATGATCGCTATACACCCATCGCAGTTAAAATTGCACCAGATATGAATGTGGATGAAATTAAAACCGTCGCAGGAGTGTTGCGGGAGTTTGCAATGGATGCCGCGATTGCCACCAACACCACGCTCTCACGTGCCGGGGTGGAGGGCTTGAAGCATGCCGACGAGGCGGGTGGGTTGAGTGGTGCACCACTGACTGACAAATCAACTCAGGTGATCGCAGTGCTCAGTGCGGAATTGGGTAATCAAATTCCGGTAATTGCCGCTGGCGGTATTATGGACGCGCCATCCGCGTTAGCTAAGTTGGATGCCGGGGCGCGTTTAATTCAGCTCTATACAGGTTTTATCTATGCAGGCCCGCGCTTGATTCGAGATATCCTAATCGCCCTATAG
- a CDS encoding polymer-forming cytoskeletal protein, translating into MFDKKRQDDTPSNDYSAHQESTTQNTQTTSRQALIGSTINIKGDISGDENLVIDGKVQGSIELGSKEVTIGRSGKVSANVHASVIRIEGEVQGDISGNEKVIISKTGNVQGNIIAPRVTLEDGAKFKGSIDMDPAISTPVTPIKSMNSIDTQKSESVGSGSKGS; encoded by the coding sequence ATGTTTGATAAAAAGAGACAGGATGATACGCCTAGCAATGACTATAGCGCGCATCAGGAATCGACTACCCAAAACACTCAGACCACTAGCAGGCAAGCATTAATCGGCTCTACTATTAATATTAAGGGCGATATTAGTGGTGATGAAAACCTAGTGATCGATGGTAAAGTGCAAGGCAGTATTGAATTAGGTTCGAAAGAAGTGACTATTGGTCGTAGCGGGAAAGTTTCAGCCAATGTGCATGCTAGCGTGATACGGATTGAAGGCGAAGTACAGGGTGATATTTCGGGCAATGAAAAAGTCATTATCTCCAAGACTGGTAATGTGCAGGGTAATATTATTGCTCCTCGTGTCACACTGGAGGATGGCGCTAAATTTAAAGGCAGTATAGATATGGACCCTGCTATTTCAACGCCCGTGACTCCGATAAAATCAATGAATTCAATTGATACACAAAAAAGCGAATCCGTAGGCAGTGGTTCGAAGGGAAGCTGA
- a CDS encoding 23S rRNA (adenine(2030)-N(6))-methyltransferase RlmJ has protein sequence MLSYRHSFHAGNFADVLKHIVLVEILEHLVKKESAFDYIDTHAGAGLYDLASPQALKLQEYTAGIGQLAADEWPELSQYFEILRSCNTSDVLRYYPGSPKIALALMRPQDKARLFEMHPTDFALLKQSIARDRRVKLLQEDGFKGLLALLPPQSRRGLILIDPSYEIKSDFSQVLETVAQAYKRFAGGIYAIWYPVVERKRIDRLERAFVDSGIKKIQRFELGVRADSEHEGMSAAGMIVINPPWILMEKMTAILARLTEVLARGEGAFFRADQLVGE, from the coding sequence TTGTTAAGTTATCGTCACTCATTTCATGCAGGAAACTTTGCTGACGTTCTCAAACATATTGTTCTCGTCGAAATTCTTGAGCATTTGGTTAAAAAAGAGAGCGCCTTTGACTATATCGATACACATGCCGGTGCTGGGCTGTATGACCTTGCTTCTCCGCAAGCGTTAAAGTTGCAGGAATATACTGCAGGCATTGGACAGTTGGCAGCAGACGAATGGCCAGAATTGAGTCAGTACTTTGAAATTTTGCGTTCATGCAATACCAGCGATGTATTACGTTACTATCCTGGTTCACCTAAGATTGCCCTCGCTTTGATGCGGCCACAGGATAAGGCTCGTCTATTTGAGATGCATCCCACGGACTTTGCATTGCTCAAGCAAAGTATCGCGAGAGATCGTCGCGTTAAACTCCTACAGGAAGACGGCTTTAAAGGATTATTAGCCTTATTGCCACCGCAATCGCGCAGAGGCCTGATCCTGATCGATCCTTCCTATGAAATAAAAAGCGATTTTTCCCAGGTTTTAGAAACTGTCGCTCAAGCCTATAAAAGATTTGCTGGCGGTATTTATGCTATTTGGTATCCAGTGGTGGAACGTAAGCGAATAGATCGGTTGGAACGAGCCTTCGTCGATAGTGGCATCAAAAAAATACAACGTTTTGAGTTGGGTGTCAGGGCGGATTCAGAGCACGAGGGGATGTCAGCAGCGGGCATGATCGTGATTAACCCTCCCTGGATTCTGATGGAGAAGATGACGGCCATATTAGCTCGGTTGACAGAGGTTTTAGCGAGAGGAGAGGGTGCCTTTTTTAGGGCGGACCAGCTGGTTGGTGAGTAA
- a CDS encoding DUF3592 domain-containing protein has translation MTETKATNLTDFWKRLVKALPWFLAGMVAFGLLGFGGASYMDNRETWPLQQAEVVATRIHWAQHMSDQYELIIDLRVHPKNGAVYQASLLQGGPKGALEKRAQGRYAIGKWVSVRSDPSHPGRVVLPQSNAWGAWLIAIIVGMFFFGNGLTVLNRSAQKTLP, from the coding sequence ATGACGGAAACTAAAGCAACCAACTTAACAGATTTTTGGAAGAGATTAGTAAAAGCACTACCTTGGTTTCTGGCGGGGATGGTCGCTTTTGGTTTGCTTGGTTTCGGCGGTGCTAGTTATATGGATAACCGTGAAACCTGGCCTTTGCAGCAAGCAGAAGTTGTTGCCACAAGGATACATTGGGCACAGCACATGAGCGATCAATATGAGCTTATAATTGACCTGCGGGTTCACCCCAAGAACGGTGCCGTTTATCAGGCCAGTTTGTTGCAGGGCGGCCCAAAAGGCGCTCTTGAAAAGCGTGCGCAGGGACGCTACGCAATAGGTAAGTGGGTTAGCGTGCGTAGTGATCCAAGCCACCCGGGACGGGTCGTATTACCGCAATCAAACGCTTGGGGTGCTTGGCTAATTGCAATCATTGTCGGAATGTTCTTTTTTGGTAATGGGTTAACTGTACTAAATCGATCCGCACAAAAAACGCTACCCTAA
- a CDS encoding sterol desaturase family protein: MQDYFLSHEGEIYTGCYFFAIAIVAALEAVMPRRALCQSMGLRWFGNIAVAIIDILLIRSIFPLLGIALALNSSENNWGLMPLMHVPATLAFAIGIIILDFNNYLQHYLLHRIPLLWRLHRMHHSDMDYDFSTSLRFHPLEAIFSVALELMVIFIFGIPAFAYLIYKLVRVLMAAFVHGNLLIPENIDRQLRKVIVTPDLHRIHHSVSKVESNCNFAGVTPWWDKLFNTYIDCPELGQENMKVGLEQFRETKHRYLPWMLLQPFMNPKPTDDLMPSSSAKRLG, from the coding sequence ATGCAAGACTATTTTCTTTCCCACGAGGGAGAGATTTACACCGGGTGCTATTTTTTTGCGATAGCAATCGTTGCCGCTTTAGAAGCGGTCATGCCTCGTCGCGCGTTATGCCAGTCAATGGGATTACGCTGGTTTGGTAATATCGCGGTCGCTATTATTGATATCTTACTCATACGCTCTATTTTTCCACTGCTGGGTATAGCGCTCGCCCTTAATTCCTCAGAAAATAATTGGGGGTTAATGCCACTGATGCACGTGCCTGCGACATTGGCCTTCGCTATCGGCATTATCATCTTGGATTTTAATAATTACCTGCAACATTATCTATTGCATCGTATTCCGCTACTATGGCGACTGCACCGCATGCATCACTCGGATATGGATTACGATTTCTCCACCAGCCTTCGCTTTCATCCGTTGGAGGCCATTTTTAGCGTAGCGCTTGAACTGATGGTCATTTTTATTTTCGGCATCCCCGCTTTCGCGTACCTTATATACAAATTAGTCCGTGTGCTGATGGCCGCCTTTGTCCACGGCAATTTGCTTATTCCTGAAAATATTGACCGGCAACTACGAAAAGTTATTGTGACGCCTGACCTGCACCGCATTCATCACTCTGTATCCAAAGTTGAATCAAATTGTAATTTTGCGGGAGTGACCCCCTGGTGGGACAAATTATTTAACACTTATATTGATTGCCCAGAACTTGGGCAAGAGAACATGAAAGTAGGACTGGAACAATTCAGAGAAACGAAACACCGCTATCTTCCCTGGATGTTGCTACAACCCTTTATGAACCCCAAGCCAACTGACGATTTAATGCCATCCTCCTCAGCGAAAAGGCTTGGATAA
- a CDS encoding succinate dehydrogenase iron-sulfur subunit has translation MINIEIYRYHPEFDTAPRMQLFQIADEFRQRMILDALEHLKTEDPTLSYRRSCREGVCGSDGMNMNGKNGLACITRMADAMGKSNRLVLRPLPGMPVIRDLVVDMALFQRQYEKIKPYLINSTPAPAIERLQSPEDRAKLDGLYECILCGCCSSACPSWWWNSDKYIGPAGLLQAYRFLIDSRDTETLERLGELQDPYSVFRCRNIQNCTWVCPKNLDPMTAIDKIKRMLFEHLV, from the coding sequence ATGATTAACATAGAAATATATCGTTACCATCCCGAGTTCGATACCGCGCCCAGGATGCAATTATTCCAGATTGCGGACGAGTTCCGTCAGCGGATGATTCTGGACGCACTTGAACACCTGAAAACCGAAGACCCTACACTAAGCTACCGACGCTCCTGCCGGGAAGGCGTTTGCGGATCTGACGGAATGAACATGAACGGCAAAAACGGTCTGGCTTGCATCACTCGGATGGCGGATGCCATGGGAAAATCTAACCGCTTAGTTCTACGGCCATTGCCTGGTATGCCGGTGATTCGTGATCTGGTTGTTGACATGGCGTTATTTCAACGTCAATACGAGAAAATAAAACCTTATTTAATCAACAGCACGCCGGCACCGGCAATCGAACGATTACAATCTCCCGAGGATCGTGCAAAACTTGATGGTCTCTACGAATGTATTCTTTGCGGCTGCTGTAGTTCGGCCTGTCCCTCCTGGTGGTGGAATTCGGATAAATACATAGGCCCTGCCGGGCTGCTGCAGGCATACCGTTTTTTGATCGATAGCCGGGATACCGAGACGCTGGAACGACTCGGGGAGTTACAGGATCCATACAGTGTTTTCCGGTGTCGCAATATTCAGAACTGTACCTGGGTCTGCCCTAAAAATTTAGACCCGATGACAGCAATTGATAAGATAAAGAGGATGCTGTTTGAACATTTGGTATAG
- a CDS encoding Rrf2 family transcriptional regulator, whose product MHLTKHTDISLRVLMYLGINKGEICNITDIAKKITVSRNHLVKVVHKLATFGYIKSVQGRGGGIFIDGDLTEIRVGDVVRDMEANLTIVDCSSMVCPLTPSCILKRALDDATRAFMKCLDSYTLDDLIRNKRTLVRLVG is encoded by the coding sequence ATGCACTTAACAAAACACACCGATATTTCACTACGAGTTTTGATGTACCTGGGCATTAATAAGGGCGAAATTTGTAATATTACCGATATTGCGAAAAAGATAACGGTTTCTCGTAACCATTTGGTGAAGGTGGTGCATAAATTGGCTACTTTTGGCTATATCAAATCGGTTCAGGGGCGAGGCGGCGGAATTTTTATCGATGGTGATCTGACGGAAATTCGGGTCGGTGATGTAGTTCGAGATATGGAGGCCAACTTAACTATTGTTGACTGCTCATCAATGGTTTGTCCACTGACACCATCTTGCATTTTAAAAAGAGCGCTGGATGATGCGACAAGAGCATTCATGAAATGCCTGGATAGCTATACGCTTGATGACCTGATTCGTAATAAGCGTACGTTGGTGCGTCTGGTCGGTTAA
- a CDS encoding SCO family protein, giving the protein MKLWLCALLSLCITAVGLFALAAGTHGYSVWTQEGQRRWQVTHHPQQLPQFNWRNQNHEIRSVEKLNKPIVLLDFIYTSCPTVCQLMGYEFGRLQLMLQEKRLEHSIQLISISFDTERDTPATMGEYLKRFHANTAHWEGGIIEDKTQLTDLLDQLGVVVLPDGQGGFVHNAAFYLVYEGTLIGIFDRGQLHSILKSIADLGPVI; this is encoded by the coding sequence ATGAAACTCTGGTTGTGCGCCTTATTATCTTTGTGTATTACGGCAGTAGGCTTGTTTGCGCTTGCTGCCGGGACGCACGGTTATAGTGTCTGGACACAAGAAGGACAGCGCCGCTGGCAGGTAACTCACCATCCGCAACAGCTACCGCAGTTTAATTGGCGCAACCAGAATCATGAAATACGTAGTGTGGAAAAGTTAAACAAACCCATTGTACTGCTGGACTTTATCTACACCAGTTGCCCGACCGTATGTCAATTAATGGGGTATGAGTTCGGGCGTTTACAACTCATGCTCCAAGAAAAACGGCTTGAGCATTCGATTCAATTGATCAGCATTAGTTTTGATACTGAGCGTGATACGCCAGCCACTATGGGTGAGTATTTGAAACGTTTTCATGCCAATACAGCCCACTGGGAAGGAGGAATTATTGAAGATAAAACTCAGCTAACGGACTTACTCGACCAGCTGGGAGTCGTCGTACTTCCAGATGGTCAAGGAGGTTTTGTTCATAATGCGGCTTTCTATTTGGTCTATGAAGGGACATTAATTGGCATCTTTGATAGGGGTCAGCTTCACTCGATCCTTAAATCCATAGCGGACTTAGGTCCAGTGATATAG